In one window of Astyanax mexicanus isolate ESR-SI-001 chromosome 18, AstMex3_surface, whole genome shotgun sequence DNA:
- the aldh3a1 gene encoding aldehyde dehydrogenase, dimeric NADP-preferring: MEKLTVDEARKAFSSGRSRPLQYRKQQLRALLRLITEHQADITAALKQDLNRSEFDTPLFELIGLEHEIKVAEKELSDWASPQPARKSLVTINDDVYIQAEPLGVVLIIGAWNYPWALTLQPLIGAIAAGNAAVVKPSELSQNSSSLLKQLLPHYLDKEMYPVVTGGVPETQELLRQCFDHIFYTGNSTVGKLIMEAAARHLTPVTLELGGKSPCYIDKNCDIAVACRRITWGKFANCGQTCIAPDYILCHPSIQNKVIEELRLTLLEFYGEEPQTSPDYGRIINQRHFERVLTLMEGCTVAVGGGSDKTQCYIAPTVLRDVLPHSRIMQEEIFGPVLPIISISDVSEVIHFINEREKPLALYVFSSDKKVIKRMLNETTSGGVVVNDVMMHYTVTSLPFGGVGNSGMGRYHGKHTFDQLSHHRACLIKSLAMESLNKARYPPLTPSRLRRAKFFMTSRLCTCAQATCAWAVIATMLALGLLIALLIVLLKDPVA, from the exons ATGGAGAAGCTGACGGTGGATGAAGCTCGAAAAGCCTTCAGTTCTGGGAGGTCGAGACCCTTACAGTACAGAAAACAGCAGCTCAGAGCTCTGCTAAGACTGATCACAGAGCACCAAGCGGACATCACAGCAGCTCTCAAACAGGACCTTAACAGG AGTGAGTTTGATACACCACTTTTTGAGCTGATTGGACTGGAGCATGAAATCAAGGTGGCTGAAAAAGAGCTCAGTGACTGGGCGAGCCCTCAGCCTGCAAGAAAGAGCCTGGTTACCATAAACGATGATGTTTACATTCAAGCTGAGCCTTTGGGTGTTGTGCTGATCATTGGAGCCTGGAACTATCCCTGGGCTCTGACATTACAGCCGCTTATAGGAGCCATAGCAGCAG GTAATGCTGCTGTGGTGAAGCCCTCTGAACTGAGCCAGAACTCGTCCAGTCTACTAAAACAACTGCTTCCTCATTATTTGGATAAG GAGATGTACCCTGTTGTGACTGGAGGAGTTCCAGAAACCCAGGAGCTTCTGAGGCAGTGCTTTGACCACATCTTCTATACGGGAAACAGCACAGTGGGCAAACTGATTATGGAAGCTGCTGCACGACATCTCACACCAGTGACTCTGGAGCTGGGAGGAAAAAGTCCCTGTTACATTGATAAGAACTGTGACATAGCAGTTGCTTGCCG TCGAATTACCTGGGGGAAATTTGCTAACTGTGGCCAGACGTGCATCGCACCAGACTACATTCTTTGTCATCCTAGTATCCAGAACAAAGTCATTGAAGAGTTACGGCTCACGTTACTG GAGTTTTATGGTGAGGAGCCCCAAACTTCTCCTGATTACGGCCGCATTATCAACCAGCGCCACTTTGAGCGAGTTTTGACCCTGATGGAGGGATGCACTGTGGCTGTTGGGGGAGGAAGTGATAAAACCCAGTGTTATATTG CACCTACTGTTCTAAGGGATGTCTTGCCCCATTCCAGGATAATGCAGGAGGAGATCTTTGGACCTGTGCTACCGATAATAAGTATCAGTGATGTCAGTGAAGTTATTCATTTTATCAACGAGAGGGAGAAACCACTGgctctttatgttttttcttctgaTAAAAAG GTGATCAAGCGAATGCTGAACGAGACAACGAGCGGAGGGGTCGTGGTTAATGATGTCATGATGCATTATACAGTCACCTCGTTGCCTTTTGGGGGTGTAG GGAACAGTGGAATGGGCAGATATCATGGAAAGCACACCTTTGACCAGTTAAGTCACCACCGTGCTTGTCTTATCAAGTCATTGGCGATGGAAAGTCTAAATAAAGCCCGCTACCCTCCCCTGACTCCGTCCCGCCTGCGTAGGGCCAAGTTCTTCATGACGAGCCGCTTGTGCACCTGCGCCCAGGCTACCTGTGCCTGGGCCGTCATCGCTACCATGCTTGCACTGGGTCTCCTGATTGCCTTACTGATAGTTCTTCTCAAG GATCCAGTGGCCTGA
- the aldh3a2a gene encoding aldehyde dehydrogenase family 3 member A2a, with protein sequence MSQEQLVVQKARRAFQTGRSKPLDYRIQQLKKLKCFIAEKQKEITDALKKDLNKSENGTKFYELLGLEGEINLAISKLSEWASPRPVDKNLLTISDEVYVLPEPLGVVLIIGAWNYPFAVTFQPLVGAIAAGNAAVIKPSEVSAHTAKVMELLPLYLDPEMYPVVTGGVPETQELLKQRFDYIFYTGNSTVGKLIMEAAAQHLTPVTLELGGKSPCYIDKNCDLAVACRRITWGKYVNCGQTCIAPDYILCEPSIQDKVVEEIRKCIKEFYTDDPKTFTDYGRIINQRQFKRIMALLDGSKVAIGGENDESQCYIAPTVLRDVTPDSKVMQEEIFGPVLPIIPVNGLNEAIQFINEREKPLALYVFSSSNKVIKQMIKETSSGGLVANDCLIHFTLSDLPFGGVGNSGMGHYHGKYTFDQLSHLRGCLIKKLNMERVNQMRYPPHSDRKLNWARVLFLKQVNLSRWSRLAHAAVLVALAAFVVKRFLR encoded by the exons ATGTCCCAAGAGCAGCTAGTGGTTCAGAAAGCCAGGAGGGCCTTTCAAACAGGGAGATCTAAACCCCTCGATTACAGAATCCAGCAGCTGAAAAAGCTGAAGTGCTTCATTGCAGAAAAACAGAAGGAGAtcactgatgctctcaaaaaGGACCTTAACAAG AGTGAGAATGGAACCAAGTTTTACGAGTTGCTTGGACTTGAGGGAGAGATCAACCTGGCTATCAGCAAACTCTCAGAGTGGGCATCCCCTCGCCCTGTGGACAAAAACCTTCTTACCATTTCAGATGAGGTGTATGTCCTGCCAGAACCTCTTGGCGTTGTGCTCATCATTGGAGCTTGGAATTATCCATTCGCTGTTACCTTTCAACCACTTGTTGGAGCTATTGCTGCTG GTAATGCAGCAGTGATCAAGCCCTCTGAGGTCAGTGCTCACACAGCCAAAGTCATGGAGCTACTGCCTCTCTACTTGGACCCG GAGATGTACCCTGTTGTGACTGGAGGAGTTCCAGAGACTCAGGAGCTTCTGAAGCAGCGCTTTGACTACATCTTCTATACAGGAAACAGCACAGTGGGCAAACTGATTATGGAAGCTGCTGCACAGCATCTCACACCAGTGACTCTGGAGCTGGGAGGAAAAAGTCCCTGTTACATTGATAAGAACTGTGATCTTGCAGTGGCCTGCCG TCGTATTACATGGGGGAAATATGTTAATTGTGGCCAGACATGCATCGCACCAGACTACATCCTCTGTGAACCCAGCATCCAAGACAAAGTGGTGGAGGAGATCCGGAAGTGCATTAAG GAATTTTATACAGATGACCCAAAGACCTTCACAGACTATGGACGCATCATCAATCAGCGACAATTCAAGAGGATAATGGCTTTGCTTGACGGAAGCAAAGTGGCAATAGGAGGAGAGAACGATGAATCCCAATGTTACATTG CTCCCACTGTCTTGAGGGATGTGACTCCAGACTCAAAGGTGATGCAAGAGGAGATCTTTGGGCCTGTACTGCCTATTATCCCTGTAAATGGACTGAATGAAGCCATTCAGTTCATCAATGAGAGAGAGAAGCCTTTGGCACTTTACGTTTTCTCTTCCAGTAATAAG GTAATCAAACAAATGATTAAAGAGACGTCCAGTGGAGGACTAGTAGCCAATGACTGTCTCATTCACTTTACCCTCAGTGACTTGCCTTTTGGTGGTGTTG GTAACAGTGGAATGGGTCATTATCATGGCAAATACACGTTTGATCAATTGAGCCACCTGCGTGGCTGCCTCATCAAAAAGTTGAACATGGAGAGGGTGAACCAGATGCGCTACCCTCCCCATTCTGACAGAAAACTGAACTGGGCTCGGGTGCTTTTCCTGAAGCAGGTGAACTTAAGCCGCTGGAGCCGGCTGGCACATGCTGCTGTGCTGGTAGCACTGGCAGCTTTCGTGGTAAAA AGGTTCCTGCGATAA